One segment of Heptranchias perlo isolate sHepPer1 unplaced genomic scaffold, sHepPer1.hap1 HAP1_SCAFFOLD_1121, whole genome shotgun sequence DNA contains the following:
- the LOC137307820 gene encoding serine/threonine-protein kinase Nek9-like produces the protein MALNEFDRHLDSLNSEFGSEAGRAGTEPRGGLSSEAEEVHYIPVKILGRGAFGEATLYRRTEDNSLVVWKEIDLARLSEKERRDTQNEILILSVLQHHNIIAYYNHFLDDSKLLIEVEYCNGGNLYDKILQQSGKLFIEETVVWYLYQIVSAVAHIHRYGILHRDIKTLNIFLTKSDLIKLGDYGLAKRLNSPQSMAETGWCDQYCWHSVRLTDGQELGFTGQGGVLGTPYYMSPELCQGEKYNFKSDIWAVGCVLFELLTLTRTFDATNPLNLCVKIVRGTRTMEVDPTVYSDALRSLVLDCLDKNPEKRPTAEEILNRPIISRRRE, from the exons ATGGCGCTGAACGAGTTCGACCGGCACTTGGACTCGTTAAACTCGGAGTTCGGCAGCGAGGCCGGGAGGGCGGGCACCGAGCCCCGGGGCGGCCTGAGCAGCGAGGCCGAGGAGGTGCACTACATCCCGGTGAAGATCCTCGGCAGAGGCGCCTTCGGGGAGGCCACACTGTACCGACGGACCGAG GACAATTCCCTGGTGGTGTGGAAGGAGATCGACCTGGCCCGTCTGTCAGAGAAGGAGCGACGTGACACCCAGAACGAGATCCTGATCCTCTCGGTGCTCCAGCACCACAATATCATTGCCTACTACAACCACTTCCTGGATGACAGCAAGCTGCTGATTGAGGTGGAATACTGCAACGG GGGGAATCTGTACGATAAGATCCTGCAGCAGAGCGGGAAGCTGTTTATCGAGGAG ACTGTCGTGTGGTACTTGTACCAGATTGTGTCAGCAGTCGCTCATATCCACCGCTATGGAATTCTTCACAG GGATATAAAGACACTGAATATATTCCTCACTAAATCAGACCTGATCAAGCTGGGTGACTATGGCCTGGCCAAACGGCTCAATTCCCCACAGTCCATGGCGGAGACG GGCTGGTGTGACCAGTACTGCTGGCACTCTGTGCGACTGACTGACGGTCAGGAGCTGGGCTTCACCGGGCAGGGAGG tgtgtTGGGGACCCCGTACTACATGTCTCCAGAACTATGTCAAGGggagaagtacaatttcaagtcTGATATCTGGGCCGTGGGATGTGTGCTGTTTGAGCTGCTCACCCTCACACGCACTTTTGATGCAACG AACCCGCTGAACCTGTGTGTGAAGATTGTGAGGGGGACGCGCACTATGGAGGTGGACCCGACTGTGTACAGTGACGCCCTGCGCTCCCTGGTGTTGGATTGCCTTGACAAG AATCCAGAGAAGAGACCGACAGCTGAGGAGATCCTGAACCGACCAATCATCAGCCGCCGGAGAGAGTAA